In one Lolium rigidum isolate FL_2022 chromosome 3, APGP_CSIRO_Lrig_0.1, whole genome shotgun sequence genomic region, the following are encoded:
- the LOC124694686 gene encoding WAT1-related protein At1g43650-like has translation MAVGMGGEVWRRYAPHNMMILVQLSYTFMYFFTEAAFNRGLNPYVYVTYRHLLVAVVLWPFAYYHEKKLRPKMTWMLFLEIFVLSLVGVSLTLNMYFASLKYTSPTFVASMVNAVASITFVIAIVLRMEIVDLKSARGLAKVAGTVVSFAGVTTMTLYKGAAIASPCRKAPIHIDGSNAVHRSWLKGAFLAVASCVCWSIWYIMQATSVKRYPAEMSLTAWMATVGGIQSLAFTVVLKHKKEDWLIGFGLKFWCIIYSGIACSGFAVFAQLWCTKKKGPVFVTMSTPLSTIMVAILAYFIFGENLHVGSIIGGVVVILGLYMLLWGKDKDQQYNASSEERVADLDCEMQRAKITDVSSGKSGSKEESNTTRQEGTYCHSHE, from the exons ATGGCTGTTGGAATGGGAGGAGAGGTGTGGAGGAGGTACGCGCCGCACAACATGATGATCCTGGTGCAGCTCAGCTACACCTTCATGTACTTCTTCACCGAGGCCGCCTTCAACCGCGGCCTCAACCCCTACGTCTAtgtcacctaccgccacctcctcgTTGCAGTCGTCCTCTGGCCTTTCGCCTACTACCATGAGAA GAAGTTGAGGCCCAAGATGACGTGGATGCTGTTCCTGGAGATCTTCGTACTGTCGCTTGTGGG GGTGAGCTTAACTCTGAACATGTACTTCGCGAGCCTCAAGTACACCTCCCCGACATTCGTCGCCTCCATGGTGAACGCCGTCGCTTCCATTACCTTCGTCATCGCCATCGTCCTCAG GATGGAGATCGTAGACTTGAAGAGCGCGCGAGGCCTCGCGAAGGTCGCCGGAACCGTGGTGTCGTTCGCCGGAGTGACCACTATGACACTGTACAAGGGTGCGGCGATCGCGAGCCCCTGCAGGAAGGCGCCGATCCACATAGACGGCAGCAACGCTGTACACCGCAGCTGGCTCAAAGGGGCGTTCCTCGCCGTGGCCAGCTGCGTGTGCTGGTCCATCTGGTACATCATGCAGGCGACGTCGGTGAAGAGGTACCCGGCGGAGATGTCGCTGACGGCGTGGATGGCGACGGTGGGAGGGATACAGTCGCTAGCTTTCACAGTGGTCCTGAAGCACAAGAAGGAGGACTGGCTCATAGGCTTCGGCCTCAAGTTCTGGTGCATCATCTACTCT GGGATAGCGTGCAGTGGGTTCGCTGTGTTTGCACAATTATGGTGCACAAAGAAGAAAGGCCCCGTCTTCGTCACCATGTCCACCCCCCTCTCCACCATCATGGTGGCCATCTTGGCCTACTTCATCTTCGGCGAAAACCTACACGTCGGGAG CATAATCGGAGGAGTGGTGGTGATACTTGGCCTCTACATGTTGTTATGGGGCAAGGACAAAGATCAACAGTACAACGCGAGCAGCGAAGAGCGGGTAGCCGATCTAGACTGCGAGATGCAGCGAGCAAAGATAACCGACGTCTCTTCAGGGAAGAGCGGCTCGAAAGAGGAGAGTAATACGACTAGACAAGAGGGAACATATTGTCATTCGCATGAATAG